In the Acropora muricata isolate sample 2 chromosome 10, ASM3666990v1, whole genome shotgun sequence genome, one interval contains:
- the LOC136931859 gene encoding bcl-2-related ovarian killer protein homolog B-like: MPTVIRNFLVWIWSSMSYFLFQKERKVTIQCAEDVKISEQAAFLCQKYIESRFTRSDLCVYRPKKGTKDDRPAVTCSEDVVNTLCEIGALLEDTYPRLYNNVLQQLNFRINLGILACHMFNRVSEQIIASGISWGRIVALYAFAGALAYDFTQAGDTRFIRDVSGWMGCFTAKRLSPWIRQNGGWKGLVKHFKEEENSMMSSINRWLAQKGMTQSLGNGSDKNVRKFTFGAKSLPRVDLF, from the exons ATGCCGACTGTTATTCGCAACTTTCTTGTGTGGATCTGGAGCTCAATgagctattttctttttcaaaaggaaagaaaagtaACGATCCAATGCGCTGAGGATGTTAAAATATCGGAGCAAGCTGCTTTCCTCTGCCAGAAATACATCGAATCTCGCTTTACACGTTCAGATTTGTGTGTCTACAGACCTAAAAAAGGAACCAAAGATGACAGACCTGCGGTGACTTGCTCTGAGGACGTGGTGAACACACTCTGCGAAATTGGTGCCTTGTTGGAGGACACTTACCCTAGACTCTACAACAATGTCTTGCAACAATTAAATTTTCGAATAAATCTCGGTATTCTTGCCTGTCACATGTTCAATCGTGTGTCCGAGCAGATTATAGCTTCGGGGATCTCCTGGGGAAGGATTGTGGCCTTGTACGCATTTGCCGGCGCGTTAGCTTACGATTTCACTCAAGCAGGTGATACAAGGTTTATTCGTGATGTATCCGGTTGGATGGGCTGTTTCACCGCTAAACGGTTAAGTCCATGGATCCGACAGAATGGAGGATGG aaaggTTTGGTGAAACATTTCAAGGAAGAGGAAAATTCCATGATGAGTTCAATCAACAGATGGCTGGCACAGAAGGGTATGACACAGTCTCTGGGAAACGGCTCAGATAAGAACGTGAGAAAATTCACGTTTGGCGCGAAATCACTACCTAGAGTTGATTTGTTTTAA
- the LOC136931853 gene encoding cannabinoid receptor 1-like: MEDQLDRSCFVPGISISFQTKYQYYTNLISPFTMLSSIWSVVCNAAVIFVLARSGIRSLSPGLLMMCSLTLSNLLWGLTLGPMNAGFRMKHFTDNQVCEVYSELANLPREVLLFTYFLSTFGNFAVITVDRFFAVRYTLQYKLIMCRRRAIVACSLVWLISLTVAVSREIISVPQALVHVLALVFVLVSTSIIIIGQILTLWYLHRHNNMVSTLMQGNGQNPVETANVATERELTKTTVYVIGVLAIMFIPGAICIAVAVLAVKKPIYYLVVPILPTLVTLYTGIDPIFYFRGNRKVREGILSILKYIRCK; encoded by the coding sequence ATGGAAGATCAGCTCGATCGATCATGTTTTGTTCCCGGAATATCAATATcgtttcaaacaaaatatcagTATTACACTAACTTGATTTCACCATTCACTATGCTCTCGAGTATTTGGTCTGTTGTATGCAATGCGGCTGTTATATTCGTGTTGGCGAGAAGTGGCATCAGGTCTCTTAGTCCAGGTTTACTTATGATGTGTAGTTTAACCTTATCTAATCTCCTCTGGGGACTCACCCTTGGTCCAATGAACGCCGGTTTTAGGATGAAGCATTTCACAGACAATCAGGTTTGTGAGGTTTACTCGGAGCTGGCGAACTTGCCTAGAGAAGTGCTTTTGTTTACGTATTTCCTCAGTACATTTGGTAACTTCGCCGTCATTACAGTTGATAGGTTCTTCGCTGTTCGTTACACGCTGCAATACAAGTTGATAATGTGTCGACGTCGGGCCATTGTTGCTTGCTCTTTGGTTTGGTTGATTTCCTTAACGGTAGCAGTTTCAAGGGAAATCATTAGCGTCCCACAAGCACTTGTTCATGTTTTGGCGCTTGTCTTCGTGTTGGTGTCGACCTCGATCATCATCATTGGCCAGATATTAACCCTCTGGTATCTCCATCGTCACAACAACATGGTCTCTACACTTATGCAAGGTAATGGACAAAATCCAGTGGAAACCGCAAATGTTGCTACTGAACGCGAGCTGACCAAAACAACTGTGTATGTTATAGGTGTATTGGCAATAATGTTCATCCCTGGGGCAATTTGTATTGCTGTAGCAGTTTTAGCTGTCAAAAAGCCTATTTACTATCTAGTGGTTCCCATTTTGCCTACCCTTGTAACCCTGTATACGGGCATTGACCCCATATTCTACTTTCGGGGAAATAGGAAAGTTAGGGAAGGGATCTTGTCGATCCTAAAGTATATTAGATGTAAGTag
- the LOC136931836 gene encoding kelch-like protein 12 isoform X2, producing MLEKGETRTCINCVSATAMRSLLEFMYSGHLQIHLDNVVELLEASDFLFVAKVKKACCEFLESTLDLENCLTILSIADALCCDGLSRAITKYINQKFTEFAKTEAFLRSGFDNVRKFLSSDDINVENEEKILEILVDWIKYDPERRECCKFELFKLVRLPFIPASRLQDLKELATMDIAQSCPQLTKKTAARKYYSSVEAIMVTGGCNDSTILSSSCCFIPVVNKWVVLSNMKVPRWRHQMLVLGDELLVLGGLRDVCVKEPFTPFVEMFSRQTNSWDPVLHQPEVRDIEIDSFCAVSTGNKVLVVGGINSGVNNCTSCVYSIEGSSRTALLSALSVPRAGHCLVTSGERTYAIGGFQTPLTGTISEGLRSVECYELEQDAWNRVQPMNERRLFAAAVYLNDKIFVFGGCDGRSILSSCEVYDAKLDQWQYISPMLVTRMKHSAAVCGGKIYVIGGVNARAGPGLRSVECYVPEEDRWTKVPDMQSSRFDHQSSVTNVGYKFVVHAMENNDE from the exons ATGCTTGAAAAAGGTGAAACAAGAACTTGTATTAACTGTGTCAGCGCGACAGCTATGAGAAGCCTTTTAGAGTTTATGTACAGCGGACACCTTCAAATTCATTTGGATAATGTTGTCGAGTTGCTGGAAGCGTccgattttctttttgtagcgAAGGTGAAGAAGGCATGCTGCGAATTTCTTGAAAGCACTTTGGATTTGGAAAACTGTCTTACGATTCTTTCGATTGCCGATGCACTTTGCTGCGATGGTCTCAGTCGAGCTATCACAAAATATATTAACcaaaagttcactgaatttGCCAAAACAGAAGCGTTTTTGAGATCAGGCTTTGACAATGTTAGGAAATTTTTGTCAAGTGACGATATAAAcgttgaaaatgaagaaaaaattctAGAAATCTTGGTAGACTGGATAAAGTACGACCCGGAAAGGAGAGAGTGCTGCAAGTTTGAACTTTTCAAACTTGTTCGACTGCCTTTTATTCCAGCGTCACGCTTGCAGGATCTGAAGGAACTGGCCACAATGGACATTGCGCAATCATGTCCTCAGCTAACTAAGAAAACCGCTGCACGAAAATACTACAGTAGCGTTGAAGCAATTATGGTAACAGGTGGATGCAATGACTCCACTATTCTATCGTCTTCCTGTTGTTTTATTCCAGTCGTGAACAAATGGGTGGTGTTGTCAAATATGAAAGTTCCCCGGTGGAG ACATCAGATGTTAGTCTTGGGAGACGAACTACTGGTACTCGGTGGTTTGAGAGATGTCTGTGTCAAAGAGCCCTTCACTCCATTTGTGGAAATGTTTTCCAGACAAACTAACTCATGGGATCCAGTTCTCCATCAGCCAGAAGTGCGTGATATCGAGATTGACTCGTTTTGTGCAGTCTCTACTGGAAACAAAGTCCTTGTTGTAGGGGGTATAAATTCTGGGGTCAACAACTGTACATCTTGTGTTTACTCAATCGAAGGATCCTCTCGAACAGCATTGCTATCAGCGCTATCAGTTCCCAGGGCGGGACATTGTCTGGTGACGTCAGGGGAACGTACGTATGCCATAGGTGGATTTCAAACTCCTTTGACGGGCACAATCTCGGAGGGGCTTCGAAGTGTTGAGTGTTATGAGCTGGAACAAG ATGCCTGGAACAGAGTTCAGCCTATGAATGAACGACGACTCTTTGCGGCAGCAGTTTATTTGAATGACAAGATCTTCGTCTTCGGTGGCTGTGATGGACGCAGCATCCTCAGTTCTTGCGAAGTTTACGATGCAAAACTTGACCAGTGGCAGTATATCTCTCCAATGCTAGTTACCCGGATGAAACACTCCGCTGCAGTTTGTGGTGGAAAGATTTATGTCATCGGTGGTGTGAATGCCAGAGCGGGGCCTGGGTTAAGATCAGTGGAGTGTTATGTTCCTGAGGAGGACCGCTGGACAAAAGTACCTGACATGCAAAGTAGTAGATTCGATCACCAGAGTTCTGTTACTAACGTAGGATATAAGTTCGTAGTTCACGCCATGGAAAATAATGACGAATAG
- the LOC136931836 gene encoding kelch-like protein 12 isoform X1: MTGLVQDPRKSCLRIEDEADNTLKHLNTQRHSRILCDVVLIVDGEEFPAHKGVLAAHSKFFLTMFTTDMLEKGETRTCINCVSATAMRSLLEFMYSGHLQIHLDNVVELLEASDFLFVAKVKKACCEFLESTLDLENCLTILSIADALCCDGLSRAITKYINQKFTEFAKTEAFLRSGFDNVRKFLSSDDINVENEEKILEILVDWIKYDPERRECCKFELFKLVRLPFIPASRLQDLKELATMDIAQSCPQLTKKTAARKYYSSVEAIMVTGGCNDSTILSSSCCFIPVVNKWVVLSNMKVPRWRHQMLVLGDELLVLGGLRDVCVKEPFTPFVEMFSRQTNSWDPVLHQPEVRDIEIDSFCAVSTGNKVLVVGGINSGVNNCTSCVYSIEGSSRTALLSALSVPRAGHCLVTSGERTYAIGGFQTPLTGTISEGLRSVECYELEQDAWNRVQPMNERRLFAAAVYLNDKIFVFGGCDGRSILSSCEVYDAKLDQWQYISPMLVTRMKHSAAVCGGKIYVIGGVNARAGPGLRSVECYVPEEDRWTKVPDMQSSRFDHQSSVTNVGYKFVVHAMENNDE; encoded by the exons ATGACAGGACTTGTTCAGGATCCTCGAAAGTCTTGCCTTCGAATCGAAGATGAAGCTGATAACACTTTGAAACATTTAAATACGCAAAGACACTCGCGGATACTCTGCGATGTTGTATTAATAGTGGATGGAGAGGAGTTTCCAGCTCATAAAGGTGTTCTGGCTGCTCATAGCAAGTTCTTTCTAACAATGTTTACTACAGATATGCTTGAAAAAGGTGAAACAAGAACTTGTATTAACTGTGTCAGCGCGACAGCTATGAGAAGCCTTTTAGAGTTTATGTACAGCGGACACCTTCAAATTCATTTGGATAATGTTGTCGAGTTGCTGGAAGCGTccgattttctttttgtagcgAAGGTGAAGAAGGCATGCTGCGAATTTCTTGAAAGCACTTTGGATTTGGAAAACTGTCTTACGATTCTTTCGATTGCCGATGCACTTTGCTGCGATGGTCTCAGTCGAGCTATCACAAAATATATTAACcaaaagttcactgaatttGCCAAAACAGAAGCGTTTTTGAGATCAGGCTTTGACAATGTTAGGAAATTTTTGTCAAGTGACGATATAAAcgttgaaaatgaagaaaaaattctAGAAATCTTGGTAGACTGGATAAAGTACGACCCGGAAAGGAGAGAGTGCTGCAAGTTTGAACTTTTCAAACTTGTTCGACTGCCTTTTATTCCAGCGTCACGCTTGCAGGATCTGAAGGAACTGGCCACAATGGACATTGCGCAATCATGTCCTCAGCTAACTAAGAAAACCGCTGCACGAAAATACTACAGTAGCGTTGAAGCAATTATGGTAACAGGTGGATGCAATGACTCCACTATTCTATCGTCTTCCTGTTGTTTTATTCCAGTCGTGAACAAATGGGTGGTGTTGTCAAATATGAAAGTTCCCCGGTGGAG ACATCAGATGTTAGTCTTGGGAGACGAACTACTGGTACTCGGTGGTTTGAGAGATGTCTGTGTCAAAGAGCCCTTCACTCCATTTGTGGAAATGTTTTCCAGACAAACTAACTCATGGGATCCAGTTCTCCATCAGCCAGAAGTGCGTGATATCGAGATTGACTCGTTTTGTGCAGTCTCTACTGGAAACAAAGTCCTTGTTGTAGGGGGTATAAATTCTGGGGTCAACAACTGTACATCTTGTGTTTACTCAATCGAAGGATCCTCTCGAACAGCATTGCTATCAGCGCTATCAGTTCCCAGGGCGGGACATTGTCTGGTGACGTCAGGGGAACGTACGTATGCCATAGGTGGATTTCAAACTCCTTTGACGGGCACAATCTCGGAGGGGCTTCGAAGTGTTGAGTGTTATGAGCTGGAACAAG ATGCCTGGAACAGAGTTCAGCCTATGAATGAACGACGACTCTTTGCGGCAGCAGTTTATTTGAATGACAAGATCTTCGTCTTCGGTGGCTGTGATGGACGCAGCATCCTCAGTTCTTGCGAAGTTTACGATGCAAAACTTGACCAGTGGCAGTATATCTCTCCAATGCTAGTTACCCGGATGAAACACTCCGCTGCAGTTTGTGGTGGAAAGATTTATGTCATCGGTGGTGTGAATGCCAGAGCGGGGCCTGGGTTAAGATCAGTGGAGTGTTATGTTCCTGAGGAGGACCGCTGGACAAAAGTACCTGACATGCAAAGTAGTAGATTCGATCACCAGAGTTCTGTTACTAACGTAGGATATAAGTTCGTAGTTCACGCCATGGAAAATAATGACGAATAG
- the LOC136930729 gene encoding 6-pyruvoyl tetrahydrobiopterin synthase-like — translation MAHSSTSLTPVVYITRKETFSASHRLLNRGLSLKENEFLFGKCTNANGHGHNYKVKVTLRGKQDPTTSMVMHLGKLTEHLKSVIDPLDHKNLDLDIPYFKSVMSTTENVSMYVWNEMKKLLPTGLLYEVKVSSTEKNSFVYRGEMQDKQ, via the coding sequence ATGGCTCACAGTTCAACAAGTTTAACACCTGTTGTGTACATAACAAGAAAGGAAACCTTTAGTGCCAGTCACAGGCTTCTGAATCGAGGTCTTAGTCTAAAGGAAAACGAATTTCTGTTCGGAAAATGCACAAACGCAAACGGCCACGGTCACAACTACAAGGTAAAAGTCACTCTCCGTGGAAAGCAGGATCCCACGACATCCATGGTTATGCACTTGGGAAAACTGACCGAGCATCTGAAATCAGTTATCGATCCGTTGGACCACAAGAATCTCGATCTGGATATTCCTTACTTTAAATCTGTGATGAGCACCACGGAGAATGTTTCAATGTACGTATGGAACGAGATGAAGAAGCTTTTACCGACCGGGTTGCTGTACGAGGTCAAGGTTTCGTCCACTGAAAAGAACAGTTTCGTATATAGGGGAGAGATGCAAGACAAGCAATGA
- the LOC136931845 gene encoding dual specificity mitogen-activated protein kinase kinase 7-like, which yields MATTLQAKIESLGEKLREENKSRECELLGKNDERSTCSKKPHLSLDFDASTRQPRPGNLGVPSKPRSRRQGGHGRATTSRVKEDDSAQIEIKLEEITKLTGILKLQEKCLSFTIDDLDTVKEIGSGTCGQVCKMRHRQTGDVMAVKKMRRSQNKEEQKRILMDLEVVMKCHSCPFIVNCLGSFISRSDVYICMELMTTCLDKLMKKLQGPIPEEMLGKISVSIVKALNYLKETHGVMHRDVKPSNVLLDHNGSVKLCDFGISGRLVDSKAKTRSAGCAAYMAPERIDPPDPMNPDYDVRADIWSLGITLVELATGEFPYRDCSTEFELLSRVMNEDPPQLPKEKGFSSNLNAFVRSCLMKDYKFRPKYHKLLKHPFIIAFERKEVDLAGWLTAVLEDANYPGTEV from the exons ATGGCGACGACTTTGCAAGCTAAAATAGAGAGTTTGGGCGAAAAATTACGAGAAGAGAACAAATCAAGGGAATGTGAACTACTCGGAAAAAATGACGAGAGATCCACCTGTTCTAAAAAACCACATCTCAGTCTAGATTTTGATGCAAGTACCCGCCAGCCCCGACCAG GCAATTTAGGTGTCCCATCCAAGCCAAGGTCAAGACGTCAAGGAGGTCATGGCAGAGCTACAACAAGCCGTGTTAAAGAAGATGATAG tgcacaaattgaAATAAAGCTAGAAGAAATCACTAAGCTCACTGGCATTCTTAAGTTACAAGAAAAG tgTCTCAGCTTTACAATTGATGATTTGGATACAGTCAAAGAAATTGGAAGTGGTACTTGTGGACAGGTGTGCAAGATGAGGCACAGGCAAACTGGGGATGTGATGGCTGTGAAG AAAATGCGCCGTAGTCAAAATAAAGAAGAACAGAAAAGAATTCTGATGGATCTTGAAGTGGTTATGAAATGCCATAGCTGTCCATTTATTGTCAACTGTCTTGGATCATTCATTTCCAGG tCTGATGTGTATATTTGTATGGAGCTAATGACAACTTGTCTGGATAAGTTAATGAAGAAGCTTCAAGGGCCTATTCCAGAAGAGATGTTGGGAAAAATTTCAGTGTCT aTTGTAAAAGCTTTAAATTATCTGAAGGAAACACATGGAGTCATGCATAGAG ACGTGAAACCATCCAATGTTTTACTGGATCACAATGGTTCTGTGAAACTCTGTGATTTTGGTATTAGTGGTAGATTGGTTGATTCCAAGGCTAAGACAAGAAGCGCAGGTTGTGCAGCTTACATGGCA CCAGAACGCATTGATCCTCCCGATCCTATGAACCCAGACTATGATGTTCGAGCAGACATTTGGAGCCTCGGAATAACTTTG GTTGAACTTGCCACGGGAGAGTTCCCCTATAGAGACTGTTCTACTGAGTTTGAACTGTTATCTCGTGTGATGAACGAAGACCCTCCGCAACTCCCAAAGGAAAAGGGATTCTCCAGCAATTTAAATGCTTTTGTGAGAAGCTG cctcATGAAAGATTATAAGTTCCGGCCAAAGTATCACAAACTTTTG AAACATCCCTTTATTATTGCATTTGAACGTAAGGAAGTCGATTTAGCAGGATGGCTGACTGCGGTTCTGGAAGATGCGAACTACCCTGGTACAGAAGTTTAG